The Coffea arabica cultivar ET-39 chromosome 8e, Coffea Arabica ET-39 HiFi, whole genome shotgun sequence genome window below encodes:
- the LOC140012743 gene encoding uncharacterized protein, with protein sequence MRVFPFSIKDAAKDWLYSLPPDSITTWEQLQKKFYKKYFSTSKAASLRKEICGIKQHSGESLYDYWERFKKLCIKCPEHQVSEQLLIQYFYEGLLFRDRSIIDTASEGALVNKTPREAWGTNRGDGQELTVVWQFAVRHIRQVRTFGICTNGGHPMDMCPTLQNEDVQQQKMDSVIQELQNQISQLAISINRSKSQGQEKLLSQPEVNSKNVSAITLRSGRELEGLELMIPKDKNEDRIEKELAEEGMRSVTPKVISDLMIKVQSNPPPFPNRLEKSKKQDKEKEILEIFRKVEINIPLLDAIKQVPRYAKFLKDLCINRRRLAEMKEL encoded by the exons ATGAGAGTATTCCCCTTTTCTATCAAGGATGCAGCAAAGGACTGGTTGTACTCTCTGCCACCGGATAGTATCACCACTTGGGAGCAGttgcaaaagaaattttataaaaaatatttttctacttCTAAAGCTGCCAGTCTGCGAAAGGAGATATGCGGTATTAAACAGCACTCTGGGGAGTCACTTTATGACTATTGGGAACGATTCAAGAAATTGTGCATTAAATGCCCTGAACACCAGGTAAGTGAGCAGTTGCTGATTCAATACTTCTATGAGGGTTTACTTTTCCGAGATAGAAGTATTATTGATACTGCAAGTGAAGGAGCATTAGTCAATAAAACCCCCAGAGAAGCTTGGGGAACTAATAGAGGGGATGGCCAAGAACTTACAGTAGTTTG GCAATTTGCTGTACGACATATACGACAAGTCCGGACATTTGGGATTTGTACTAATGGAGGACACCCCATGGACATGTGCCCAACGCTTCAAAATGAGGATGTTCAGCAG CAGAAGATGGACTCTGTCATACAGGAGCTCCAAAATCAAATAAGTCAGCTGGCAATATCGATTAACCGTTCAAAATCACAAGGACAAGAAAAGTTGCTATCTCAACCTGAAGTAAACTCGAAAAATGTAAGCGCCATAACTTTAAGGAGTGGAAGAGAATTGGAGGGACTTGAACTCATGATCCCCAAGGATAAAAATGAAGATCGGATTGAGAAGGAGCTTGCGGAGGAAGGAATGAGAAGCGTAACTCCAAAGGTAATATCTGATTTAATGATTAAAGTTCAATCTAATCCACCACCTTTTCCTAACAGATTGGAGAAGTCGAAAAAGCAAGACAAGGAGAAGGAGATTTTAGAAATATTTCGTAAGGTGGAGATAAACATCCCCTTATTGGATGCAATTAAACAAGTACCGAGATATGCAAAATTTCTCAAGGACTTGTGCATCAACAGAAGAAGGCTAGCGGAGATGAAAGAGTTATAG